The Nocardia vinacea genome contains the following window.
CGACGGCTTCCGGGAGCAAATCCACCCCGACCAGATCGACCCCGGCGTGCCGGGCGATCCACAGGCCCGGTCCGCCGCGCCCACAGCCCACATCGACGATGCGATCGCCCGGGCCCACGTCCAGCCAGCGCCATAACGCCCCGAGTTCCCCGGCGGAACTGAAGCCCAGTGGCTCCAGCCCGTCCGGGAGGTCCGCGCCATAGCATTCCTGCCAGATCGCCGTGAGTGTCGGGCTCCAGTCCCCCGCGGCGTACACCGGCCGGTACCGGGCTTCGTCCGCCAACGGCACCTGCTCGGCCGCACGGTCGGGCTTCGAGGCCGCGGATTCCCTTGTCACAGTGCGGCCTTGGTCAACGGAGCCTCGAGATCGGCGGCCGCACGCACCCGTGTGGTGCACGCCTCGGACAGCGGCACATAGTCGTCGGTGGAATAGCTGCCCGAGCCGTGCACCACCATCTCCGCACCCGCGGGCACCAAACCGCGTTCGACGGCATTCATTACGCCGGTCAAAGCCATCACCAGCGACCACTCCCGCAGTGCGGCGGCGTCAGCGGGCAGCGCGATGTCTACCGCGGCCAAGCGGGCCCGCAGCTCGTCGTACCGGGCCAGGCATTCCCGCCGCGACACCACGATGCCGTCGCCACCATGCCGTTCGATGATCGCGTTCATGGTCGGCGACGTGGCCGGTTGGCGCGTGTAGAAGGTGCTGTCCAAATCCTCGGTGGGGCTGTCGGTGACTGCTGGGAAGTGCGGATCATCGTGCTGTGCGAACACTTCGGCGGATTCGTCCCGCACATAGCGCGGCGGGATATCGCCACCTGACCTCGCGCGAAGCAGGCTCGTCACCATATCCGGCGTGCGCAAGTGCTGCACCAGCAGGAATTGCGGATGGTCCGGGTCGGTCTCGGGGTGGCGTACCCGCCTGCCGAGGTGGTAACCGAGCAGCCCGAACGCGCTCGATACGGCATGCGCGTGCAGTCGGCCCTGCGGCGGTGCCACAGCCGACACGTCCGCCTCGAAGAAGGCCCGCGCGGTATCGGCGACGATGTAATTGGCCAAATCCATGGTGTACCAAAGCCGAACTCCCCGATCTCGCTCGAAGGAGTCCGCGGCCGCACGCACGAACTCGTCGGCCAACGCCTTGACCCCGTCCGATCGCTCCCCGTCATAGAGCAGGATCGGGTTGCGCCGCAACAACTCCGAGTCCTCGGACAGATCGGAAGCCCACAACTTGGGTAGCGACCCCGCAGGAACGACCACGGCGATGCTCAACTGCGCGGCCGACACCAGACCGAGTCGGATCGCACGCAGCACCGCATCGCGCAATGCGGTGCCCTTGTTCGCCGATGTCGGCGTCACGATCATCACCCGCTCGCCGGTTCGCTGGATATGCGCCACCGCCCTGGCCACGATTAGCACCGAGGCGAACGTCTTCGTGGTTCGCGTGGACGCGGTGCCGCGCAAGTCCAGCAGCCGCAACTCCCGGCCCGCGTGGGAACCCAGTCCGACCATCCGCATTCGAGCGGTCCCCAGCAACTGCGCCAGCGGCTCGGTCAGCTCGGGAAGCTCCGGATCCATGGGCAAACCCGGCGTCTTCGGAGCTCCGTTCTCGGACCGGTAGAGCCGGGCCGCGGTGCGCAGGTCCGCGTAGTAGCGGACCAGCACACTGTCGCCGTCGATATCCACCGGAAGTGCGGTCTGTGCGATCACCATCGGTTCTCCAATGCGGGCGACAACGCTGTAATGCAGCCTCCCGGAAAGGATATCGACGCAAATCGCCGCGGCGCCGCAGTGAGTTCCCCGCAGTGGAAAACTCAAAAGGTATTGCGCCGCAATCTAGTTGGTCACCTTGGCCAATGCTGCCCGAGCAGCGGCGAGTACCGCGTGCGGTAGTCCCTGAGCCTGCGCCGCCGCCAGAGCTCGTTCGGTCGGCCCACCAGGCGAGGCCACCGCTCGACGCAGCGCGAGCGTGTCGTGCTCGAATTCGGCCAAGAGGGCGGCCGTGCCGTGCAGTGTTTCGGTCGCCAGCGACCTCGCCAGACTCGCCGGAAGCCCGGCGTGGATGGCCGCATCCGCTTGTGCCTGTGCGAACATCGCGACCAGTGCGGGACCCACGCCGGCCAATGGAATCAGCGCGTCCACTTGATGTTCCGGGATTCGGACGACCGTACCCACCCTGCCGAACAGTGCGGCCACGGCGGACTCCACCTCGGCGTCCACGCTCTGGCCGGTCGGCAGCGATACGATCCCCGCGCGGACCCGGACCGGGAGATTGACCGTCACTCGCATCGCCCGCGACCGGCGGTACACCGCGTTCAGCTGTGCGGATGTCACGCCGGATAGCACCGAGACCACCACGGCCTGCGTCCCGTCGAGTTCCCGGCCCACCGCGGCGAGCTGTCCCGGCTTGTGACACAACACGATCACGTCCGCGCGGGCGCCCAGTTCGGCATTGGTCGCCACGGCCACGCCGCCGGTGTCCGCGGCCAGCTCAGCGGCGCGCCCCGAGCCGTTGTCGGTGCACAGGATCGGAGTTGCCCACCCGGTTGCCAAGGCACGCGCCATATTTCCCGCACCGACCATACCGATCGTCGTGAAGGTCCGCGCACCGCCGAGCGCGGCGTTCCGGTTGTCGGTCATCGTACGTTCCCGTCCTCGACGAGTTCAGTCAGCAGCTCTCGCACCCGTGCCGCAATGCGATCGGCCGCTTCCGAATCGTGGCCGCGCAGATGCACCCGGCCGGTCAGACCACCCGCCTGTTCGGTCACCTCCAACAGCCGCACAGTGTGACCGCCGAGGATCGGCAGTTCGACCGGAGTCGCCTCGACGCCGTCGAGCAGCAGCGGTTCCGCGGCAGCCGGATGCACGAGGACGTGATTGGTCAGCATCGACGAGGACAAACCCAGCTCTCCGCACAGGAACTCGACGGGGATCTCCGCGAACGCGGCGGCATCGTGGAGTCGGTCGGTCTCCATCCGCAGCAGCCGCCGCAGCGAATGCCCGGCGGCGACATCGACAACTGCGGGCTCGGATCGGGCGAAGGGGCCTATCACCGGCTCCCACTCCGGCGCCGGGCGACGCAATACCGTGGCACACACCGCAATCCGGTCCCGGTCGGGTTCATCGGCCGCGAGCGCGGTCGCGAAAACGGTACGCAACACCGCAGGCAGGTCCATGCCCAGTGACCGTGCCTCGGCCCGCAGCGGGCGAACCACGGCCGCTGGCAGCGATAGCCGTACCGACGACACCGTGCCCGCCGCGTCCGCGGGCAGATCGACCTCGCCCAGTCTGGACTGCCAGTACCGCAATGCTTTTCCGGCGTCCGCTACGGGGTCCTGCGCACGGGCGAACTCCGGATAGTCGGCCGCGGGCTCCGCGAGGCCCGCTGTGCTTCGCGCCCCCGAGTACAGCTCGCCGAGCTCACGTACGAGGATGTCCAGGGAAGGCTCATCGGCGACGAGACGGTGACAGCGCACCAGCAACGTGCACGCCGCTTCTGATACGGCCGCCGACCGCGTCGGGTGTTCGTACAGGGTCACATCGATAACCTGCCCACGCGTAACGTCCATGACGGTGGCACACGCCAGCGCGAGCTCCGAGGCCATGTTGTCGGCAGACTCCGTCGCGGTCCTGACCGCAATGCTCGCCCGGTGCCGCACGGTCTGGCCCGGCGGCTGTCCCGTCGGCGCATCGAATGCGCAGCGCAGCACCGCATGTCTGCGCAGCAACGTGGCCACCGCACCGGCGAGCCGATCCCGGTCCGGCCGAACGTTGAGCCGGAAGGCGCGCGCCACCACCGGTGGCCGCGCCTCGGGCGACGCCAGATTCCACAGACCCCGCTGCACCGCGGACAGCGGATACCGGGTTCCGGTCCGGCGTATCAACTCATC
Protein-coding sequences here:
- a CDS encoding pyrroline-5-carboxylate reductase family protein, whose translation is MTDNRNAALGGARTFTTIGMVGAGNMARALATGWATPILCTDNGSGRAAELAADTGGVAVATNAELGARADVIVLCHKPGQLAAVGRELDGTQAVVVSVLSGVTSAQLNAVYRRSRAMRVTVNLPVRVRAGIVSLPTGQSVDAEVESAVAALFGRVGTVVRIPEHQVDALIPLAGVGPALVAMFAQAQADAAIHAGLPASLARSLATETLHGTAALLAEFEHDTLALRRAVASPGGPTERALAAAQAQGLPHAVLAAARAALAKVTN
- a CDS encoding DUF6002 family protein translates to MVIAQTALPVDIDGDSVLVRYYADLRTAARLYRSENGAPKTPGLPMDPELPELTEPLAQLLGTARMRMVGLGSHAGRELRLLDLRGTASTRTTKTFASVLIVARAVAHIQRTGERVMIVTPTSANKGTALRDAVLRAIRLGLVSAAQLSIAVVVPAGSLPKLWASDLSEDSELLRRNPILLYDGERSDGVKALADEFVRAAADSFERDRGVRLWYTMDLANYIVADTARAFFEADVSAVAPPQGRLHAHAVSSAFGLLGYHLGRRVRHPETDPDHPQFLLVQHLRTPDMVTSLLRARSGGDIPPRYVRDESAEVFAQHDDPHFPAVTDSPTEDLDSTFYTRQPATSPTMNAIIERHGGDGIVVSRRECLARYDELRARLAAVDIALPADAAALREWSLVMALTGVMNAVERGLVPAGAEMVVHGSGSYSTDDYVPLSEACTTRVRAAADLEAPLTKAAL